A region from the Bacillus sp. (in: firmicutes) genome encodes:
- a CDS encoding sensor histidine kinase, translating to MKVDNVDVKALDKVVDKMIQTVDQSKDEIFNIGERCRQDYEAISLELEEVKKMFEQVIAEGEELEVKSRLARNRLSEVNKNFHQYTEEQVREAYEKAHEFHTKLQINHQVEKQLRDRRDELERRLRSLEHTIERAEHLVSQVSVVLNYLQTDFKQVGEMIKDAKEKKDFGLRIIEAQEEERKRLSREIHDGPAQMLANVLMRSDLIDRVYRERSPEEALKEIRSLKQMVRSALYEVRRIIYDLRPMALDDLGLIPTLKKYLQTIEEYHKGTKIHFTNYGLETRLPPNYEVALFRLIQESVQNALKHAQAHEIQVKVDIQNQQVTAVVKDDGKGFDPSVKQPSSFGIMGMKERVDLLEGELSIRSNIGVGTVVYIQVPLKK from the coding sequence ATGAAAGTGGATAATGTCGATGTGAAGGCATTAGATAAAGTAGTCGATAAAATGATTCAAACTGTCGACCAAAGTAAAGATGAAATTTTTAATATAGGGGAACGTTGTCGACAAGATTACGAAGCGATCTCATTAGAGCTAGAAGAAGTTAAGAAAATGTTCGAACAGGTGATTGCAGAAGGAGAAGAGCTGGAAGTAAAGTCTCGATTAGCACGAAATCGCTTATCTGAAGTGAACAAAAATTTTCACCAATATACCGAAGAACAAGTACGTGAAGCATATGAGAAAGCACACGAATTTCATACGAAGCTTCAGATTAATCATCAAGTAGAAAAACAGCTGCGCGATCGGCGTGATGAATTGGAACGTCGTTTACGGTCACTTGAGCATACAATCGAACGGGCCGAACATTTAGTATCTCAAGTATCGGTTGTATTAAATTATTTACAGACGGACTTTAAACAAGTTGGTGAAATGATCAAAGATGCGAAGGAGAAAAAAGATTTTGGTTTACGCATCATTGAAGCTCAAGAAGAAGAAAGAAAACGTCTGTCGAGGGAAATTCATGATGGTCCAGCGCAAATGTTAGCGAATGTTCTTATGCGCTCAGATTTAATTGATCGAGTGTATCGGGAGCGGAGTCCAGAAGAAGCGTTAAAAGAAATTCGGAGCTTAAAACAGATGGTTCGATCGGCATTATATGAGGTGCGACGAATTATCTATGATTTGCGACCAATGGCACTGGATGACTTAGGCTTAATTCCTACCCTCAAAAAATATTTACAAACGATCGAAGAATATCATAAAGGGACAAAAATCCATTTTACGAATTATGGCTTAGAAACAAGACTTCCTCCAAATTATGAAGTAGCACTCTTTCGCTTGATTCAAGAGTCTGTACAAAATGCCCTTAAACACGCCCAAGCGCATGAGATCCAAGTAAAAGTCGATATTCAAAACCAGCAAGTGACCGCCGTTGTGAAAGATGATGGCAAAGGATTTGACCCTTCTGTGAAACAACCGAGTTCGTTCGGCATTATGGGAATGAAAGAACGGGTCGATTTGTTAGAAGGGGAATTGTCCATTCGTTCAAATATAGGCGTAGGAACGGTTGTATATATTCAAGTACCATTAAAGAAATGA